The following are from one region of the Chitinispirillales bacterium ANBcel5 genome:
- a CDS encoding lipocalin family protein, whose protein sequence is MIRKKALFSTLFVALFILSGCSNPFSSDGNGGDVNLAHLEGTWEAVKDVYTDVDGYAEEYTYEEGDATLTFNFDGSGMLTVNIWDRVRNTETYSYTVSGNNLIVDGESITIVELTSSTLVIRVSYEGETNVVTFRKI, encoded by the coding sequence ATGATCAGAAAAAAAGCACTATTCAGTACCCTTTTTGTAGCACTCTTTATTCTCAGTGGCTGCTCAAACCCCTTCTCATCAGACGGCAACGGTGGTGATGTTAATCTTGCACACCTAGAAGGTACTTGGGAAGCAGTGAAAGATGTGTACACTGATGTGGATGGGTATGCCGAAGAATATACTTATGAAGAGGGAGATGCAACACTAACATTTAATTTTGATGGTAGTGGAATGTTAACCGTAAATATATGGGATAGAGTGCGAAATACAGAAACCTATAGTTACACTGTATCAGGAAACAATTTGATTGTTGATGGAGAAAGTATAACGATCGTTGAGTTAACAAGCTCTACCCTTGTAATAAGGGTTTCCTATGAGGGAGAAACCAATGTAGTCACATTCAGAAAGATTTAA
- a CDS encoding ABC transporter ATP-binding protein produces the protein MRIEVGAILMWPYVQGLGYFDQSTGYFISHPSLPCTIFDTLFPGEQMNTNTYVIRADNIWKKYGAHTAVSGLSFSVKESTCFGLLGPNGAGKTTMMKMIYGVATRTGDKGSTLSVFGHDPQSDSLAIKFISGVVPQENNLDEELNVEQNLKVFARFYNVPVKTAQSRIDELLAFMELGNKHKARIKQLSGGMKRRLIIARALLNNPKLLILDEPTTGLDPQVRHLIWDKLRLLKRQGMTILLTTHYMEEAFQICDNVVIMNKGQSVMEGNPQMLVGENIEPYVMEVYSKELFAVITDEVSALCCRVDSSADVIRIYSKSYEPLRDLSKKLTLGGYHLRQSNLEDLFLKATGSSLNAQQ, from the coding sequence GTGAGAATAGAGGTTGGTGCTATACTAATGTGGCCCTATGTGCAGGGATTAGGCTATTTCGATCAATCAACGGGCTATTTTATTTCCCATCCCTCGTTGCCTTGCACTATTTTTGATACACTTTTCCCTGGAGAGCAGATGAATACCAACACTTATGTTATTAGAGCAGACAATATCTGGAAAAAGTACGGAGCTCATACCGCGGTTTCGGGACTGAGCTTTTCGGTTAAAGAGTCTACCTGTTTTGGGTTGTTGGGTCCAAATGGTGCAGGGAAGACCACAATGATGAAGATGATCTACGGGGTTGCGACCCGAACCGGCGATAAAGGCAGTACACTATCCGTTTTTGGTCATGATCCTCAGAGCGATTCTCTGGCCATAAAGTTTATTTCCGGTGTTGTTCCCCAGGAGAATAACCTCGATGAAGAGCTTAACGTGGAGCAGAACCTGAAGGTCTTCGCCCGTTTCTATAATGTGCCTGTCAAAACCGCGCAGAGCAGAATCGATGAGCTGCTTGCCTTTATGGAGCTTGGGAATAAACATAAGGCCAGAATTAAACAGCTTTCGGGTGGAATGAAGCGCAGGTTGATCATTGCGCGGGCTTTGCTCAACAACCCAAAACTTCTGATACTCGATGAGCCAACTACCGGCCTTGATCCGCAGGTACGACACCTTATCTGGGATAAACTTCGCCTTCTTAAACGTCAGGGAATGACTATCCTTCTTACCACCCACTATATGGAAGAGGCGTTTCAGATTTGTGATAATGTGGTGATCATGAATAAGGGCCAAAGCGTTATGGAAGGTAATCCCCAGATGCTTGTTGGCGAGAATATCGAACCCTACGTCATGGAAGTTTACTCAAAGGAGCTGTTTGCGGTGATAACTGATGAAGTATCCGCTCTTTGCTGTAGGGTAGATAGTTCTGCCGATGTAATTCGTATTTACAGTAAAAGCTATGAACCACTGCGTGATCTCTCTAAAAAGCTTACGTTAGGTGGTTATCATTTACGTCAGTCAAACCTTGAAGATCTCTTTTTAAAAGCCACAGGGAGTTCTCTTAATGCCCAGCAGTAA